From a single Nicotiana tomentosiformis chromosome 2, ASM39032v3, whole genome shotgun sequence genomic region:
- the LOC138906210 gene encoding uncharacterized mitochondrial protein AtMg00810-like, with translation MGMIGELNFFLGLQIKQTSIGTMIHQQKYIKELLKKLNMDSSKSIDTLIATATKLDLDEEGKSVEQKLYRGMIGSLLYLTASRPDIVFRGYNFDLVGYVDADYVGFHVDKKCTSGTTHFLGSCLVSWGTRKQNSVALSTAEAEYVAATSCCAELLWII, from the exons atggGCATGATAGGTGAATTGAACTTCTTTCTGGGACTGCAAATCAAGCAAACGTCTATTGGAACCATGATACATCAGCAGAAATATATCAAGGAACTACTGAAAAAGTTAAACATGGACTCCTCTAAGTCAATTGACACTCTCATTGCAACTGCAACAAAGCTGGACCTTGATGAGGAAGGGAAAAGTGTGGAACAGAAACtatatagaggaatgattggatCATTGTTGTACCTCACAGCAAGCAGACCTGATATTGTATTCAG AGGGTATAACTTTGATCTAGTTGGTTATGTTGATGCTGACTATGTAGGTTTTCATGTTGACAAGAAATGCACTTCAGGAACAACTCATTTTCTAGGTTCTTGTCTGGTGTCTTGGGGAACCAGGAAGCAAAACTCAGTGGCCCTATCTACAGCTGAGGCTGAATATGTGGCAGCAACATCATGCTGTGCTGAGTTGCTATGGATAATATAA